A genomic region of Arachis stenosperma cultivar V10309 chromosome 9, arast.V10309.gnm1.PFL2, whole genome shotgun sequence contains the following coding sequences:
- the LOC130947508 gene encoding plastid-lipid-associated protein 6, chloroplastic: MASLNFFPHTSSPSCSSSSSFRSGCSFLRPNSSINLQSFRRTQTPSLSLVVKSTAGDTSVADPPPSFSGDRVSSSDSISSLKLTLLSAVSGLNRGLAANEDDLRKADAAAKELEAAGGLVDLSADLDKLQGRWRLIYSSAFSSRTLGGSRPGPPTGRLLPITLGQVFQRIDILSKDFDNIVEVQLGAPWPFPPLDATATLAHKFELIGSSKIKITFEKTTVKTAGNLSQLPPFELPRIPDSFRPPSNTGSGEFEVTYLDTDTRVTRGDRGELRVFVIS; encoded by the exons ATGGCTTCTCTCAACTTCTTCCCTCACACCTCTTCACCTTCttgttcctcctcctcctcctttagGAGCGGTTGCTCCTTTCTGAGGCCAAACTCTTCCATTAACCTTCAAAGCTTTCGCCGCACTCAGACCCCCAGCCTCAGCCTTGTTGTGAAATCAACAGCGGGTGACACATCTGTGGCTGACCCTCCTCCTTCTTTCTCAGGGGACCGGGTCTCTTCTTCTGATTCTATCTCCTCTCTCAAGCTCACTCTCCTG AGTGCTGTTTCTGGGCTGAATAGAGGTCTTGCTGCAAATGAGGATGATCTGAGAAAGGCGGATGCTGCGGCTAAGGAACTCGAAGCTGCCGGAGGACTAGTTGATCTCTCGGCTGACCtcgataaattgcaaggaagaTGGAGACTGATATATAGCAGTGCATTCTCATCTCGTACACTAGGCGGCAGCCGGCCTGGACCTCCCACCGGAAGACTCCTTCCTATAACTCTTGGACAG GTTTTTCAACGAATTGACATCTTGAGCAAAGATTTTGATAATATTGTGGAGGTTCAATTGGGTGCTCCGTGGCCCTTCCCACCACTTGATGCAACAGCGACGTTAGCTCATAAATTTGAACTCATAG GATCATCAAAGATCAAAATTACATTTGAGAAAACCACTGTGAAGACAGCTGGGAATTTATCACAGTTGCCGCCGTTCGAGTTACCTCGAATTCCTGATTCATTCAGGCCTCCGTCTAATACAGGAAGTGGAGAATTCGAAGTTACCTATCTTGACACAGATACTCGTGTCACGAGAGGAGATAGAGGCGAGCTCAGAGTCTTTGTGATTTCATGA
- the LOC130949935 gene encoding receptor-like kinase TMK3, whose translation MNPSLNPTTGWSFPLDLKESLQLTNFSFVHCNLVGPLPEFLGILPSLLNLRHLYNRISGGIPNSFGQSLIQVLWLNNQEGGGMSGSIDVIASMNFLTQLWLNGNKFNGKIPNNIGNLTSLKEINLNGNQLVGLIPESMANMDLDQVDLSNNMLMGQYQSLRLLHKKNHSGTLSPSIAKLNSLVRIMLAQNNISGKVPSNFTELKSLSLLDLSYKNFEPPLPKFNDGMKVVIDGNPLFADQHGNSPSPISSPQPSPQNPASPRPRLSLPPKPKPTPSDMPPSLASVQRSNGLKRSKLVVLLVGVGIFTFVAVLLVSLFVCCLKKKKAPNSHNTHTHDTYNPETVLKFAVSSCDADTKSTKTMLSSVSNLSGETENTHMSDSRNFVISVQVLREVTKDFATKNELRRGGFGTVYKGELGDGTKIVMKNSNTL comes from the exons ATGAATCCTTCTTTGAATCCAACCACAGGGTGGTCTTTTCCTTTGGACTTGAAAGAATCATTGCAATTAACCAATTTCTCTTTTGTGCACTGTAATTTGGTTGGACCATTGCCTGAATTTCTAGGCATATTGCCTTCACTTTTGAATCTGAGACACTTATACAACAGAATCTCTGGTGGAATCCCAAACAGTTTTGGCCAATCTTTAATTCAGGTTTTGTGGCTTAACAATCAAGAAGGTGGTGGCATGAGTGGTTCTATTGATGTTATTGCCTCAATGAATTTTCTTACACAGCTTTGGCTTAATGGAAACAAGTTCAATGGAAAAATTCCAAACAACATTGGGAATTTAACTTCCTTGAAGGAGATCAACCTCAATGGAAACCAACTTGTTGGTTTGATTCCAGAATCAATGGCAAACATGGACCTTGATCAAGTTGATTTAAGCAATAACATGTTAATGGGCCAATACCAAAGTTTAAGGCTGCTACACAA GAAAAATCATAGTGGTACATTGAGTCCTTCAATTGCTAAGTTGAATTCACTTGTTAGGATTATGCTTGCACAAAATAATATAAGTGGCAAAGTCCCTAGTAATTTTACTGAATTGAAATCACTGAGTTTGTTGGATTTgagttataaaaattttgagcCTCCATTGCCAAAGTTCAATGATGGTATGAAGGTTGTTATTGATGGCAACCCTCTTTTTGCTGATCAACATGGAAACAGTCCTTCACCTATTAGTAGTCCACAACCTTCACCCCAGAATCCGGCATCACCACGGCCTCGACTCTCTCTGCcaccaaaaccaaaaccaacacCCTCGGATATGCCACCTTCCCTTGCTTCGGTTCAAAGATCAAATGGCTTGAAAAGATCAAAATTGGTAGTATTACTTGTTGGTGTCGGAATCTTTACATTTGTGGCTGTTTTGCTTGTTTCTCTATTTGTATGttgtttgaagaagaaaaaggctCCTAACAGTCATAACACTCACACTCATGATACATATAATCCAGAAACAGTGTTGAAATTTGCAGTTTCAAGCTGTGATGCTGATACCAAGTCAACAAAGACAATGTTAAGTTCTGTGAGTAACTTGAGTGGTGAAACAGAAAACACTCACATGAGTGATTCTCGAAACTTTGTAATATCAGTACAAGTTCTACGCGAGGTGACAAAGGATTTTGCAACCAAAAATGAGCTAAGGCGAGGCGGGTTTGGAACCGTTTACAAGGGAGAGCTAGGAGATGGAACGAAGATAGTAATGAAGAACTCAAACACACTGTGA